Part of the Deinococcus cellulosilyticus NBRC 106333 = KACC 11606 genome is shown below.
CGCCGTGCCCTTCTCACTCTGACGCTGCTGCTGGCAGGTCCGGGTCTGGCCCAGAACACCTCAACCAAAATTGGTTTCATTGATGTGGACAAGGTCAAGGCCCAACATCCTTCCTACAAGGTGATCAGCCAGCTCGAGAAGGAGGCCGCCAAGGCCCTTGATCCGCTCCGCAAGAAGATTGTCAGTCTGCAGAACACCGTGGGCACCAAAAAGCCCACCAGTGCTCAGGAGAAGCAGTACAAGGACCTGCAGACGCAGTACAACACCACTGCAGACAAGTACCAGAAGCAGCTGAAACCCAAGCTGGATGCCATGGCCAAAAGCATTGATGCTGCAATCAAGAAAGTGGCTGTGGCCCAGGGGTTCAAGATTGTGATGAACAAAGCTGTGGCGGCCTCTTCTGGCATGGTGGTCTATGCAGACGAAAAGTCCACCGATCTGACCGCTGCTGTCATCAAAGCCCTGAAGTGATCTCCTGCACAACAGAACACCCGGAAGTCCGGGTGTTTTTTGGTTTCAAGTGCAATAATGACTGATCATGAATGGTGCTCTTGATGGCCTGGATTTTCTGAATGTGAACCTCTCCCTGATCAATGCAGGACTGTTTCTGCTGCA
Proteins encoded:
- a CDS encoding OmpH family outer membrane protein, which codes for MRRALLTLTLLLAGPGLAQNTSTKIGFIDVDKVKAQHPSYKVISQLEKEAAKALDPLRKKIVSLQNTVGTKKPTSAQEKQYKDLQTQYNTTADKYQKQLKPKLDAMAKSIDAAIKKVAVAQGFKIVMNKAVAASSGMVVYADEKSTDLTAAVIKALK